A stretch of the Panicum virgatum strain AP13 chromosome 9N, P.virgatum_v5, whole genome shotgun sequence genome encodes the following:
- the LOC120689273 gene encoding aspartic proteinase nepenthesin-1-like has protein sequence MEFCTPTTPTPAAASPAASCCSAWPCAARPAPRGCSRGAPASARVDPGAYTGVVPDTEYLVHLAIGTPPQPVQLTLDTGSDLVWTQCRPCPVCFAQTLPYFDPSNSSTFGALPCDSPMCDDLVWSSCGKQNWGNRTCVYVYAYADNSITTGSLDADTFTFAAAGDSSGEASVPGLAFGCGLFDNGIFTSKETGIAGFGRGALSLPSQLKVDNFSHCFTTITGLEPSTVLLGLPADLYGGAVQSTPLVQNLSSLTAYGAVQSTPLVQNLSSLTAYYLSLKGITVGETRLPIPESAFALRQDGTGGTVIDSGPSMTLLPRGAYELVRDAFVAQARLPVDENFFIIIRGANYTNLYKNLIKI, from the exons ATGGAGTT CTGCACGCCAACCACGCCGACGCCGGCCGCGGCCTCACCCGCCGCGAGCTGCTGCAGCGCATGGCCGTGCGCAGCAaggcccgcgccgcgcggctgCTCTCGGGGCGCCCCGGCAAGCGCCCGCGTAGACCCGGGAGCTTACACCGGCGTCGTCCCCGACACGGAGTACCTGGTGCACCTGGCCATCggcacgccgccgcagcccgtgCAGCTCACCCTCGACACCGGGAGCGACCTCGTCTGGACGCAGTGCCGGCCGTGCCCGGTCTGCTTCGCCCAGACGCTCCCCTACTTCGACCCGTCCAACTCCTCCACGTTCGGCGCGCTCCCCTGCGACTCGCCCATGTGCGACGACCTCGTCTGGTCGTCCTGCGGCAAGCAGAACTGGGGCAACCGAACCTGCGTCTACGTCTACGCATACGCCGACAACTCCATAACCACCGGCAGCCTCGATGCGGACACCTTCACGTTCGCCGCCGCGGGCGACAGCTCCGGCGAGGCCTCCGTACCCGGCCTGGCCTTCGGGTGCGGCCTCTTCGACAACGGGATCTTCACGTCCAAGGAGACCGGCATCGCCGGCTTCGGGCGCGGCGCGCTATCCCTGCCGTCGCAGCTCAAAGTGGACAACTTCTCCCACTGTTTCACCACCATAACGGGGTTGGAACCCAGCACCGTCCTGCTCGGCCTCCCGGCCGACCTCTACGGCGGCGCCGTCCAGTCCACCCCTCTCGTCCAAAACTTGTCGTCTCTGACCGCATACGGCGCCGTCCAGTCCACCCCTCTCGTCCAAAACTTGTCGTCTCTGACCGCATACTACCTGTCGCTAAAGGGCATAACCGTCGGCGAAACGAGGCTGCCGATCCCCGAGTCAGCGTTCGCGTTGAGGCAGGACGGGACTGGCGGCACGGTCATCGACTCCGGCCCCAGCATGACGTTGCTACCCCGGGGCGCGTACGAGCTCGTGCGCGACGCGTTCGTCGCGCAGGCGAGGCTGCCTGTGGACgagaatttttttattattattagggGGGCTAACTatactaatttatataaaaatttaattaaaatttaa
- the LOC120692587 gene encoding aspartic proteinase nepenthesin-1-like, with product MMKMHKLALLLALLAAALAVSCSDAAGGAIRAQLTRPDAGRGLTRRQLLRRMVRRSKARAERLLSAASGSSPASASAVPGKGQAIDTEYLVSFAIGTPPQPVQATLDTGSDLIWTQCQPCLSCYAQALPYYDPNLSATSVPLPCDAAACQQLDLSSCGERKWGNRTCVYTYSYGDRSVTTGRLDADTFTFDGDAGHAAVSGLAFGCGYFNNGLFSSNTTGSGIAGFGRGVLSLPSQLRVDNFSYCFTNVTGSAPSPVLLGLPADLYDSASGAAQTTRLIQSSVNPTFYYLSLKSITVGSATLPVPESAFALRGNGSGGTIIDSGTSVTLLPPLVYGLLHDAFVSQVDLPVTNDEPLCFAVSSLSSGKKQEVPKLELQFDGATLDLPRENYVFEMEDGGRSNICIAIMSSGGGGMTIIGNYQQQNLHVLYDLAGNNLSFVPAHCDRV from the coding sequence ATGATGAAAATGCACAAGCTAGCCCTCCTGCTCGCgctgctcgcggcggcgctggccgtttCGTGCAGCGACGCCGCGGGCGGGGCCATCCGGGCGCAGCTCACCCGCCCCGACGCCGGCCGCGGCCTCACCCGGCGCCAGCTGCTGCGGCGCATGGTGCGGCGCAGCAAGGCCCGCGCCGAGCGGCtgctctccgccgcctccggctcgtcgccggccagcGCCTCCGCGGTGCCCGGCAAGGGCCAGGCGATCGACACGGAGTACCTGGTCAGCTTCGCCATCggcacgccgccgcagcccgtgCAGGCGACGCTCGACACCGGCAGCGACCTCATCTGGACGCAGTGCCAGCCGTGCCTGTCCTGCTACGCCCAGGCGCTGCCGTACTACGACCCCAACCTCTCCGCCACGTCCGTGCCGCTCCCCTGCGACGCCGCGGCGTGCCAGCAGCTGGACCTGTCGTCCTGCGGCGAGCGCAAGTGGGGCAACCGGACCTGCGTCTACACCTACTCCTACGGCGACAGGTCGGTCACGACCGGCCGCCTCGACGCAGACACGTTCACGTTCGACGGCGacgcggggcacgcggcggtgtCCGGCCTCGCCTTCGGCTGCGGCTACTTCAACAACGGGCTCTTCAGCTCCAACACGACCGGCAGCGGCATCGCCGGCTTCGGCCGCGGCGTCCTGTCCCTGCCGTCGCAGCTCAGGGTCGACAACTTCTCCTACTGCTTCACCAACGTCACGGGGTCGGCGCCCAGCCCCGTCCTGCTCGGCCTGCCGGCGGACCTCTACGACAGCGCCAGCGGCGCCGCACAGACCACCCGGCTCATCCAGAGCTCCGTCAACCCGACTTTCTACTACCTCTCGCTGAAGAGCATCACGGTCGGGTCGGCGACGCTGCCGGTGCCGGAGTCGGCGTTCGCGCTGAGGGGCAACGGGAGCGGCGGGACGATCATCGACTCCGGCACCTCCGTCACGCTGCTGCCACCGCTCGTCTACGGGCTCCTCCACGACGCGTTCGTCTCCCAGGTGGACCTGCCCGTGACGAACGACGAGCCCCTCTGCTTCGCGGTGTCGTCGTTGTCGTCGGGGAAGAAGCAGGAGGTGCcgaagctggagctgcagttcGACGGCGCAACGCTGGACCTGCCGCGGGAGAACTACGTATTCGAGATGGAGGACGGTGGCCGGAGCAACATTTGCATCGCGATCATGtcctccggcggcgggggcatgACCATCATAGGCAACTATCAGCAGCAGAACCTGCACGTACTCTACGACCTCGCCGGCAACAATCTGTCTTTCGTCCCTGCTCACTGCGACAGGGTTTAG
- the LOC120692133 gene encoding pentatricopeptide repeat-containing protein At1g56690, mitochondrial-like: MRLPPVRFLPSSAAPAVVDANARIARLARTGNMEGARAAFEAMPLRTTASYNALLAGYFRNNLPDAALRVFHRMPSRDLASYNALISGLSLRRHTLPDAAAALATIPYPPSVVSFTSLLRGYVRHGLLADAIQLFRQMPERNHISYTVLLGGFLDAGRVDEARALFDEMPDKDVVAWTAMLSGYCQAGRIAEARVLFDEMPKKNVVSWTAMVSGYAQNGQVNLARKLFEVMPERNEVSWTAMLFGYIQVGRVEDAEELFNAMPEHPLPACNAMIVGFGQRGMVDAAKSVFERMHEKDDGTWSAIIKAYEQNEFLMEALSTFRKMLHDGIRPNYPSVISILTVCAALAVLDYGREVHAAMLRCSFDKDVFAMSALITMYIKCGNLDKAKKVFNMFELKDVVMWNSMITGYAQHGLGEEALRIFDDMRLVGMVPDRITYVGALTACSYTGKVKEGRDIFNSMDTNSAIRPGAEHYSCMVDLLGRAGCLEEALDLIKTMPVEPDAVIWGALMGACRMHKNAEIAEVAARKLLELEPGNAGPYVLLSHIYTSTGRWEDASEMRKFISSRHLNKSPGCSWIEYDKRVHLFTSGEVSAHPEHAIIRKMLEKLDGLLMESGYSADGSFVLHDVDEEQKTHSLRYHSERQAVAYGLLKVPEGMPIRVMKNLRVCGDCHSAIKLIAKITSRKIVLRDANRFHHFKNGFCSCRDYW; this comes from the coding sequence ATGCGCCTCCCGCCCGTCCGCTTCCTGCCGTcgagcgcggcgccggcggtggtggatgCGAACGCGCGCATCGCCCGGCTGGCGCGCACGGGCAACATGGAGGGCGCCCGCGCCGCCTTCGAGGCCATGCCGCTCCGCACCACCGCCTCCTACAACGCCCTCCTCGCCGGCTACTTCCGCAACAACCTCCCCGACGCCGCACTCCGAGTCTTCCACCGCATGCCCTCGCGGGACCTCGCCTCCTACAACGCGCTCATCTCCGGGCTCTCCCTGCGCCGTCACACtctccccgacgccgccgcggcgctcgccACCATTCCCTACCCGCCCTCGGTTGTCTCCTTCACATCTCTCCTGCGCGGTTACGTGCGCCACGGCCTCCTGGCCGACGCCATCCAGCTGTTCCGACAGATGCCGGAGCGCAACCACATATCTTACACGGTGTTGCTCGGTGGcttcctcgacgccggccgtgTTGATGAGGCCCGCGCGTTGTTTGATGAAATGCCTGACAAGGATGTTGTTGCGTGGACCGCCATGCTATCTGGGTACTGCCAGGCTGGCCGGATAGCTGAGGCGCGCGTTCTGTTTGATGAAATGCCAAAAAAGAATGTTGTGTCATGGACTGCGATGGTCTCTGGCTATGCTCAGAATGGGCAGGTAAACCTTGCTCGGAAGCTGTTCGAGGTGATGCCTGAGCGCAATGAGGTGTCATGGACTGCAATGCTATTTGGGTATATACAGGTTGGCCGTGTTGAGGATGCTGAGGAGCTGTTTAATGCAATGCCGGAGCACCCATTGCCAGCCTGCAATGCAATGATAGTTGGGTTTGGGCAGCGGGGGATGGTGGATGCTGCCAAATCAGTCTTTGAGAGGATGCACGAGAAGGATGATGGAACATGGAGTGCAATCATCAAAGCGTATGAGCAGAATGAATTCTTGATGGAGGCATTGTCTACCTTCCGCAAGATGTTGCATGATGGCATTCGCCCAAACTACCCATCGGTCATCAGCATCCTCACGGTATGTGCAGCCCTGGCTGTTCTTGATTACGGGAGGGAGGTGCATGCTGCAATGCTGAGGTGTTCCTTTGACAAGGATGTCTTTGCCATGTCAGCATTAATCACAATGTACATCAAATGTGGGAATTTGGATAAGGCCAAGAAGGTTTTCAACATGTTTGAGCTCAAAGATGTTGTGATGTGGAATTCAATGATCACTGGTTATGCCCAACATGGGTTGGGGGAGGAAGCACTCCGCATATTTGATGATATGAGGTTGGTTGGAATGGTGCCTGATAGAATTACATATGTTGGGGCCCTTACAGCATGTAGCTACACAGGAAAAGTTAAAGAGGGGAGGGATATTTTTAATTCTATGGATACAAATTCTGCCATCAGACCTGGAGCAGAGCATTATTCTTGCATGGTTGATTTGCTTGGTCGAGCAGGATGTCTGGAGGAAGCACTGGATTTGATTAAGACCATGCCAGTTGAACCAGATGCTGTCATCTGGGGAGCTCTGATGGGGGCTTGCAGAATGCACAAGAATGCTGAGATAGCTGAGGTTGCTGCTAGGAAGCTCTTGGAGCTAGAGCCTGGAAATGCTGGGCCATATGTCTTGCTGTCTCACATTTATACATCCACTGGGAGGTGGGAAGATGCTTCTGAGATGCGAAAATTCATTAGCTCAAGGCATTTGAACAAGTCTCCTGGCTGTAGTTGGATAGAATATGACAAAAGGGTGCATCTGTTCACATCCGGTGAAGTGTCCGCACATCCTGAGCATGCTATTATCCGTAAAATGCTGGAGAAGTTAGATGGATTGCTGATGGAATCTGGATACTCAGCTGATGGGAGCTTTGTGCTTCATGATGTAGATGAGGAGCAAAAAACTCATAGCTTGCGGTATCACAGTGAGAGGCAAGCTGTGGCATATGGACTATTGAAAGTTCCGGAGGGAATGCCCATTCGTGTAATGAAGAATCTCAGAGTTTGTGGTGATTGCCATTCTGCAATAAAGTTGATTGCAAAGATAACTTCTCGGAAAATCGTACTGAGAGATGCAAATAGATTCCATCACTTCAAAAATGGATTTTGCTCATGCAGGGACTATTGGTGA